TCCGCTACTGTTACAGGAACTGAAGGTAGGAGAAGCTCAAATACTAATGGTGCCAATATGAACCGTTCTGGAAGCAATACGGACTCTAGGTTAAACAACAACTCAGCACAAGCTCAAGGAAATTTCAGAGGTGGGAACGGAGAAGGTATTAGAGGTGATCCGATGAATAGCAACCCAATTGGGAGGATTGGGACAATTGTTTCCAGAATTTTCCAGGCCTTTAATCAACCAGTAGGAGAAGGAATCCAGGAAGGAGAAACCAGGTCTGAAGGCAGAGTTAGTCAGGCTGGAATCGGAAATGGAACTGGGTTGGAAACTGGGGCTAGGGCTGATGTGGGTTCTGGCGCTAACCAGACTGTAGCTTCTGATAGAACTTCAGGAAACACTACTTCCCAGGATGTCAGGGGGAGAGTTATTTCAAGTCCAGCCTCTGGTCTGAGCTGGACCCAGATTGCATCTTCTGGGGCTCTGAATACCGGTAGAACAGGTGTACTGCCAATAGGACGTCCAGGTTTAGCAGTTGCAACGATTCCAATCtctaatttttcaattccaATTACAATTAGAGCTACTTCTTCTACGGGGATCCCCTCAATCAATCTTTCTCAGAGCTCAAATACAGTAGCCAGCGTAGCTGCACCCGCCCAGGGGGAGTCAGCCTCTGCAAGAGCTCCAACAGATACTGGTAGCACTCCATCATCTAATACAAATGTGTCTGAGGCCTATAGAACTTCTTCAAACAATTTCTTTAGGAATATCTCAAATGTCCTAGAAGAATCAGCAAATCAGCTACGAACAGTTGCTGCTGGAATCAGAGAAATGAGTGGATTAGAAGGTCCAAGTAGAACTGAACAGAATAGGGAGGGCTCATCCTCTTCGTCCTCTCTACCTCCAATCCCCTCTAGTGTGAGTAGCAGAAGCATTTCGGGTGAAAATTTGGCTTTGAGTGGCCAGACTTCTGACTACATTCAGCACCATTCGCATAGACTTTATATATCTAATGAAGTGGTTCATAGGTTCCTTCCTTGGGACTCTCTTAACGAACTGATGGATATATTGGAGAGAGATTGTGGATGGAGAAGACCCAGAATTACAATTCCTCCCCCTGTGGATTCTATTGATGCTAGCCCATTGGCAATCTTTATTTCAGTATACCTCCAGGCTATGTCAATAGTTCAGTCCAATTTAATGCAAATACAAGCATGGCAAGAGAGGTTTGCCAGATTAGATATCCCAAGACTATGCTATACAGTACATTTACTTGCGCTTATTTCACATATTTCGGCTCATATTGGCTCACTTTTAGCCTGGCTATTCCAAAATATGGCGCAACATGTCGAACAGGACAGACTTATTGAAGGACTACAGTGGAATAGGTCTAGTAATGAAATTGAGAATCCTATAGATATAGTAGAAAAAAGACAAGATACTTCAGAAGAAACTAAAGGAATGGATGTAGATGAAGAGACTCCATGTGAATTGATTGGAGAAGATATCTTAAATAATGCTAATTTGAATCAAGATAACCAGGATATCAAAGATAATACAGGAAATGTAGCGAAAATGTTTGAAAGAGATAGTTCTAGCTTTGGTTTTAATAATGCAAATACAAACTCATCCTCCAATGTGGGCTATGATCAAAACAAcgaagaaataataaataagcTTCCTGATGAAATTAGGGAAAAATGGGAAAGATGGACTGGTAATCCACAAAACTTCTCCAGAAATGTTTTTGCCTCATTCTCCACCAGACCCTTCAGTGATACATACCAACAAGGTGATGTGTTCTCCAGCAGCTCGAGTTTTGGATTCTCCCAACCCTCCAATGAGAATGGAAACACATCAGGTAGTAGAATTAATAGTCATCCTAGCTCCCAAGAACTTTTGAGAATGATTATTCACCAAACAGAAgctaatttgaatattagCAGCTCCTCGAATTCTCGTAATTATACTAATATTCAGGCTGAATACCGTTCAATGCTAATCAGAGACctaataaatattgcaaGGAATGACTCTGACTTTCTTAATAATCGAAGCAGATTTCCGTACCtacaaagaattatttCCCTTTTATATGAGTAATTTTCGCTATTCCAAGGGTGAATATTGCCCTAGTAGAAGAAAATGTCTTCAATTATAGAACATAAATGTTAAGAGTACTTTTATTACTGTTAAGGCTAGACTTTCCCTTTTTTACTTTCTAGCTTTATCATCCTCTATCTCctcttattatttttattcatgTTTCTATTCCTTTCAAACATAAATTGAGAAAGCAGCATTAAGCATCAAATCACAATGTGGTTCTTTTTATGGTAATTTTCTTTGTTCCCGCCCAAACATGGGATCACAACGGTATTAAGTTACATGTAAGGCGGGGTAGGCCTGTCTgattaatttgaaatattaatataaataagaaataaCAAGCATTAGAGGGAATTGAATATTGTAATTTAAAAGACCAAATTGAGTTAATTTTTCGATAGAGTTTTGGTTTTAGATAAAAAATTAGATTCAGACTATTTTAGTTGAAGTGTGAAGTGAGAATATTTCACAGGTTTTTTTTGTGTTTAGCTCGATAATAGTTCAAGGTAAAAAGGGGGGTAGGGGAGCGTTTAGGcttcaaatttataaatatttgatttgatACAATTTTGGTTGATAAATTTTGGATTTAGCGATTATGGCAGACTATGGGACCACTGAATACTGGGAGGAAAGGTACAAGAAGGACTCAAATCCATATGATTGGTACCAAAGGTGGGAGAATATGAGGGAAATAATTAaggaatatttgaaatttgatGATAAAATACTTGTTGTTGGCAATGGAACAAGCAGATTACCAGAAGAAATTTATGATGATGGATATCAAAGCATTGAAGCAATGGATATCAGTACTGTTGCAGTAG
This is a stretch of genomic DNA from Cryptosporidium parvum Iowa II chromosome 3, whole genome shotgun sequence. It encodes these proteins:
- a CDS encoding UB domain containing protein — translated: MNREENPSGGSSEVSQENPENHEGIQNGENISEDWNPVEGDIRATVSNDRHQAQNNNLDTGIHTSNSLSSENYVVVGSSENEMSEEKRFKIVVRPLNGRDLTVEASQTSTIRQLKVLIEVQSGIEAINQRLIFRGRCMLDDDTVGTYIKEDGVIIHLVPYARNQRNEGSAQPASESRSRASGTGGNAANIHNLFAATSGIPGLNTSIGGFPGAMMFGAIRLDGETGLPLEAEDLMQRVLRTFGDAVNGNGIDQNLMNISTGTGDNRNLGSVTFDSFAVGQPTTIPGFSGLISSTERSNQESLSSNTDANRTTTSASTGATANNSANSSATVTGTEGRRSSNTNGANMNRSGSNTDSRLNNNSAQAQGNFRGGNGEGIRGDPMNSNPIGRIGTIVSRIFQAFNQPVGEGIQEGETRSEGRVSQAGIGNGTGLETGARADVGSGANQTVASDRTSGNTTSQDVRGRVISSPASGLSWTQIASSGALNTGRTGVLPIGRPGLAVATIPISNFSIPITIRATSSTGIPSINLSQSSNTVASVAAPAQGESASARAPTDTGSTPSSNTNVSEAYRTSSNNFFRNISNVLEESANQLRTVAAGIREMSGLEGPSRTEQNREGSSSSSSLPPIPSSVSSRSISGENLALSGQTSDYIQHHSHRLYISNEVVHRFLPWDSLNELMDILERDCGWRRPRITIPPPVDSIDASPLAIFISVYLQAMSIVQSNLMQIQAWQERFARLDIPRLCYTVHLLALISHISAHIGSLLAWLFQNMAQHVEQDRLIEGLQWNRSSNEIENPIDIVEKRQDTSEETKGMDVDEETPCELIGEDILNNANLNQDNQDIKDNTGNVAKMFERDSSSFGFNNANTNSSSNVGYDQNNEEIINKLPDEIREKWERWTGNPQNFSRNVFASFSTRPFSDTYQQGDVFSSSSSFGFSQPSNENGNTSGSRINSHPSSQELLRMIIHQTEANLNISSSSNSRNYTNIQAEYRSMLIRDLINIARNDSDFLNNRSRFPYLQRIISLLYE